In Zingiber officinale cultivar Zhangliang chromosome 1A, Zo_v1.1, whole genome shotgun sequence, the DNA window TATTCTGCTGATCATCTGCTATTGAAATCTGTTCTTTTCTTTATATCGCCTTGCGTAGATATTTAAAATCACAAAAAAGTCGTGATTTTGCTTTGAGTTTTGCTTTTACTACGCATGCTTCGTCATTTATCTTCTTTTGCTTGCGCCACTGTATTTGTGGGTGACCAAAAGCCTACTGACCGAGAAAAGGGTGGAAACAACATGACTGTGGAAATTGCGTAGGGCAAGCTGTGAGGAAGATAGAAACCTGCTACTAAAATCATCTCCTAGTTAACCTCTAAAAGTAGGAAGTTATATGATCAAGTTATTAGACCTTGTGAGTGCAAATGCTTTCTCCATGCTTGAAACAATTACTTAGACAGGAACATCAAGGGCTTCTGTAAGTCAGCAATTGTCAATTTCGCATATTGAACTAAAGAAAGAGGACAACTCAAAATGTCACTCTTTCATATTGTTAGGAAAATATAGTCTGCATCATTTTGAGACTCTGAGCAGGGTTTCATATGAATATTGCACACAGTTACTTAGACAGAAACATCAAGGGCTGCTGTAGGTTATGATTGTGAATTTCACATATGAACTAAAGAAAGAGGACAACTCAAAATGCCACTTTCATATTGCTAGGAAATTGTAGTTTGCATCATTTTGAGACTGAGCAGAGCTTCTTATGAATATTGCATGCAGAAACATTCAAATCTTTCGTATTCTAGGATTGTGCCATCTGGTGATGAATGTGTAGTCTAATCATGCAAGTTTCAAGAACTTTACTTTGGACGTATGTGCCATATGCATATCACTGTCAAATTTGTTTTATGTTTGGAATCGAATATCAGAACTCATGATTATACTCTATGAGCATGATGTGAATTACATTATAGAAAAAGGTTTCTTTTGTTTATATTCCATATATTTTGATTGCACACCATTGTTGATTAATGAATTGTGAATTTGAGTTTCATAATAATTTATCAGGTCAAGAGGTTAATTGGTATCATATGAAATATATTTAGACCAATTCGGTTGTTTTCACTATGTTAAACTAAAGTCTTTATTAATTGAAAATGTCTTTGGATGGCTTATGACTGAATATAACATTGTGATACAACAGGTATATAACTAACAAAATGAGTAATATAGGTGGATTGATTCGCAGTTAGTCGTCAAGTATGAGATGGAAGGGAAGCATTTTTCTTGGCTAACTATACCATAAACTAATTTTGTGTTTGATAGTGAAACCTATATTATTGCTATAGCTAAgacttttgtttggttgcttcaGCAAACATAACttgttgttttgattgatatTGGTTTTGTGTGCATCAAAAGTTTTCAAGGTCAACAATATTCCTTtcttttgtgttatttttataggaCGGTGGACAATATTCTTAATTAGTAAAATCcgaattttgagtttaatatAGTTGTGAACGGATAGGCCATTAAGgcctattatttttaatatattaaatatatttttatgtatatttttgaaGAGAATGGAAAAGAATATGACCCACTTGATAAAAGATTTGCATATTTCATTCTCTCAAAACTTTGGATTTTGCAAAGATCTTGTTATGGTTCCAACTTCCGATAGATAGAGCCATAaaagatctctctctctctctctctctctctctctctctcttaacattttaaatttatttttaataatgcaCGTTATTTTATAAGATCTAATCTGTTGTTCTTCAATATCTCTCAACTCTAGCCTTCTCTCATTACAATTTCTCCTTTGTTGGTGACGCTTTCTCTTTTGATTGGTCAGAACatgaattagaatttttttagccATACAATGCTAAATAAAAATGATAGTTTTTTTTAGTTCCCCCTCTTCCCTTTTTCCAACTCCCCTTCCTTGTGCTTCTCTCGCTCATTGAGATTGGGGAAGAGAAACTGCATCTAACACTGTCACGCTGATCCGGCTGGTACTACTATGCTCCTTGCTCGAAAGTTCAAGTGTTAATGCATTCGTCCATATTGTGTCTGATCGAAAtggatgattttattatttttgagcaATACCATTTGCTTCCTGATAgacattaagtttaacttttatttagatgtatttacggCCATAATTTTTTTGATTTTCCCTTTGTCTCTATTATATCATTTACAATTGTTCTGGTTTAGGTGATGAAAAGTAtgatttgttttttcttttgttctatgcCTAAAAATGCTTATTTAATTAttgataaatgataatgattGATAATGAGTAGTTTGGTCTCGTTGCGATCTTCTTTGTATTGAGTTTTGCCATTTTATacatgtattttttatttatttgctttTTGTGCTTCGTGAATGATGATGCGACCACAATTTCCTCAAGTCCGAATGAAATAAGggtgatagaatttttttttaaacaatgtcAAAGGCTAAAAAAGAATTTCGCCAAGAGCCTCACATAAGTTTGAGCTGCCCTGAACGGACCATCCGTTTTGTTTTAGTTGCTTTGTGATTGTGTAGGCTAGGCATTACaggacaaaaaaaatatttttaaaaaataataaaaattttagaaaatcataaaaaatcaaaaatagaaaagaaaagaaaaataaaaataaagaaaaaacatAAGAATAGATAAAAATATAAgcaattagaaaaatataaaagttataaAGTTTTTTAGAAAATGTGAGTTGACAGATACAGAATGAGGGGACTTGAGTTAGAGAATGAGTAGTTATTTGGATAAACAATAAGGGTGAGAAAAGGTGTATTATAGggaaattttagatttttaaaaaaatttaaggtaatttgataattttaggcTTAATTTGTCTAAAATATCCTAAActagcattttttttaaaaaaataaaggataGTGGTATTTTTGGTCATTTTGAGTATTTTTAGCCATTGGAATATTACATAGGCCATATTGGTGTGTGATGCCTTGCTTGAGTTTGAGTTGTGCTATACCCTACCCTGCAACTCGACTTGAGTTCTATGCCAAGCCTAACATAACAGAGGCATGGCCATATGATGCCAAGCTGAGCTGAATTGTTGGCGGTCCGGCCACTTTACCCCCACTAGTTTAATATATTTATGTTGAATATACAAGCACAGCATCATTATTAGCTGTATATTGCATAAGAAAGGGAGGAATATAAAACATATGGTAGCATGTCTTCTTATTGTTTTTTGCTTACTGCACACACTACTTCCTGATATGTATCAAATAAAGAACTCACGGGGTTCATCAGTGTCTTTGCAGGATCCTGGGTTGATTACTCAGGCATATTCTTCAGGTTGGAAAAACATGAGATCAAGGCTCTCACCAGGTAATTTTATCAAGTGAGAATGTGGGAACCTTCAATATTTGTAGAATATTCTATTACTGCAGGTTTCAAGTCAAGAAAATGGAGATGACCCAACTTTACATGTTCACGAACAACAAGTGCATAGCACAGTTCAAGTGATTTGAGAACACTTTTATTAGAAACTGAATGTAAGGAAATTTATATGCATTAAGCTACTTCGACATCTGACAGTTTTTAAGAGGAACAGATGACTAACCAAACCTTGTGAGGCAATGACTCAGTTATCTGTCTCAGAGAGGAAGAATGTATGACTCCATGCTGTTCTCGCCCAACCAGCTGAACCAATTGTCTGATATTCCCCAACTATCATCAAAAGACATGGGAGAATAAGCACTTCCCCAAATTCTTTGGTCTTTCTCCAAGTCATCAATGTCTAAAACACAACTTGAGCCGATCTGCTCAATATCCGAACCCATCAATTGGTCAAATGTATAACTATCTTCAAGTGAGAAGAAAGAAACATCAGGTATCTTTCCTGCATTTAACCATGCTTCTTTGTACTCCCTTTTGCTAGTTCTGTTGTCATGCTCTTTACATGCAGATGACTCATTGAAGAGAGTTGGACACTCAAATTGTGGACTTCCAATCTCCTTTTTACTCTTGCACTTCTGATCGCCCTCTCCATTTGAATGCATGGATTCAACTGAGGGAACctttagcttcttcttcttcaggacTGTGTTCCAGTAATTCTTGATTTCGTTGTCTGTTCGACCGGGTAATCTTCCAGCTATCAGAGACCACCTGCAAGTTTAGCACTAGCAAACATCAGTATGAAATCAAAACTCTTCATCATTCTGAACAAGGAGTTTAAACAACCTGTTTCCCAAAAGATTATGGAGCCTGATGATAAGATCCTCTTCTTCTATGGATATGTTTCCCCTCTTGATGTCCGGCCGTAGATAATTCAACCAGCGAAGCCGGCAACTCCTGGGGCATCGATTTAGGCCTAAAGCAACACCCAACTGAGCTTAATTACTTGGCAAATCTCTAGCCGGTAAGAAACTTATTGCAGGACTGAACTTTTATTTCAAATGTTTACAAATAAAGTGTGATAAGCTTTTATTTAACCTGTTCTTTTGGGAACCCTCCCCCACCTTCCTTCTCCATGAGTTCTGACATGCTCTGCTAGGATGCTGTCTTCAGTAGCACTCCAGGACACTTTGTTAAAGCCTTGCTTGGGGTTTTTGGTGCACATGTTTGAAGGAGACTGAAATGACCTCTGATCAATCCGAGTGCATACACTCTTGAGTAGTTAGTAAGCATTCTTATAGAGCAGCATGCAAATGCAAATCATGTGCCTTGAATATTTAAGGGGGGGACCTCAACGGAGGTATATATGATGGCTGATAAGAATTGTGTGACCCGTGCATGATGTGGGCCTGGCTATTGTGCTAAAATAAGAGCACCTTCAGAGGCGGCTACTTCAATAGAAAAATCATCATCCCGTTCAACATCACAAAGGTTGATATTATATATGAGTGAGTGTTATGTCACCATAATGCTCCACATAATGAGATGCATCATAATCACCACCATGTGCCTACTTCATTGCTTTGCACCTGCCATTCTCACTGGTCCTTCAATGCTAATGTCCCTGCTAAATGAAGAGATCATTTTCTTTTAAACAAAGAGATAATGATATAATAATCTCTCTTCCGGAGTAATATGTGTCGTGCAATCTATCAGAACAGTAAGATGGTAACAATTCCAGAGCTAACAAAGAGTTTGGCACGTGCATTATATTACTTCTCTGTGGCTGTTGTCATCAAGCTTCGAGTCCCCAATTGATACTCCTATAACGAGAAATTGCTTGTgctgagaaagagagagagagagagaggtcttACCATTCTGTGTACGTAGTAATATCTTTAAGGTAAAGCTCTTTTTTCTGAACCCTGTTCTATTCATTGTCATCTTCTCTACCTGTCCATCTCAATCGCATTATGGTTCCAATAGTGAATAATTGCAAAAGCATAAACTTAGGAAAACTTTTGGATGTATTGGTAGTAGGACTCAACTTTTCGTCACATTCAACTCAATGCCATATTCATGTACACATCATTAGCTACTATTTCTTGAGACTTTAGCATGCTTCATTTCAAGT includes these proteins:
- the LOC122012173 gene encoding transcription factor MYB1-like; this translates as MCTKNPKQGFNKVSWSATEDSILAEHVRTHGEGRWGRVPKRTGLNRCPRSCRLRWLNYLRPDIKRGNISIEEEDLIIRLHNLLGNRWSLIAGRLPGRTDNEIKNYWNTVLKKKKLKVPSVESMHSNGEGDQKCKSKKEIGSPQFECPTLFNESSACKEHDNRTSKREYKEAWLNAGKIPDVSFFSLEDSYTFDQLMGSDIEQIGSSCVLDIDDLEKDQRIWGSAYSPMSFDDSWGISDNWFSWLGENSMESYILPL